The proteins below come from a single Mesobacillus jeotgali genomic window:
- a CDS encoding DUF3231 family protein, which produces MPEKAPITSSELGTLWLTYQEKTMILRMLEYFIEKADDKKAKEIMTSLHSDLELYVGKIIAIYEQEGAVIPVGYTAQDVNKDVPKLFDNGFDIMFVRLINQISMGLHSLNLTMTFREDINILFEDLTALSQKYYRICSQYLLEKGLLVRTPFVSMPKSVEFVKNKDYLSANSLNPLTQKRTLNAVEVAHLHKGIESNLTGLQMILGFEQCAHNNEVKKFFHEGAELAKGIIKEVSELMIQDALPVPQSPGGNATRSTVAPFSDKLMMYCTSLFCSFSLGSNSLGTAFSLRNDLPAKMSIFTKDIFEYAHKGAKIMIKNGWSEEPPQMISHKQ; this is translated from the coding sequence ATGCCAGAAAAAGCGCCGATAACTTCTTCTGAATTAGGGACATTATGGCTCACTTATCAGGAAAAAACGATGATTTTAAGAATGTTAGAGTATTTTATAGAGAAAGCTGATGACAAAAAAGCAAAGGAGATTATGACTAGTTTACATAGCGATCTTGAGCTTTATGTTGGAAAAATAATCGCCATTTATGAACAGGAAGGGGCCGTTATTCCCGTCGGCTACACAGCACAGGATGTGAATAAGGATGTCCCCAAGCTATTTGATAATGGTTTTGACATTATGTTTGTCCGATTAATAAATCAAATCAGCATGGGACTTCATTCATTGAATTTGACTATGACGTTTAGAGAAGATATTAATATTCTTTTTGAAGATCTTACCGCTCTTTCACAAAAGTATTATAGGATTTGTTCGCAGTATTTGCTTGAGAAGGGGCTTCTTGTCAGGACTCCTTTCGTTTCAATGCCAAAGTCAGTAGAGTTTGTAAAAAATAAAGACTACTTAAGTGCAAACAGCCTAAATCCCCTAACCCAGAAAAGGACATTAAACGCGGTTGAGGTGGCCCATCTTCATAAGGGGATTGAATCAAATCTTACAGGCTTACAAATGATATTAGGATTTGAACAGTGCGCCCATAATAATGAGGTGAAGAAATTCTTTCACGAAGGCGCGGAGCTGGCTAAAGGGATTATCAAAGAAGTAAGTGAACTAATGATTCAAGACGCACTCCCTGTTCCACAATCTCCAGGAGGAAATGCAACCCGTTCTACAGTCGCTCCATTTTCTGATAAGCTAATGATGTATTGTACCAGCCTGTTTTGCAGTTTTTCCCTGGGAAGCAACTCCCTTGGCACCGCTTTTAGTTTACGCAATGACCTGCCTGCAAAAATGTCCATTTTTACAAAGGATATTTTTGAATATGCCCATAAAGGGGCAAAAATCATGATTAAAAATGGATGGTCAGAAGAGCCTCCGCAAATGATTAGCCACAAACAATAG
- a CDS encoding NAD-dependent malic enzyme, whose product MSNSNVIQTTLRGKELLSNPFLNKGTAFTKQEREELGLEGLLPPQVLTLDEQVKRVYEQYSIRTTNLFKNGLLYDLYNRNVVLFYRLLKDHLSEMLPIVYTPTVGEAIEQYSQVYRRPGGLYLSIDDQDGIETAFKNLGHAKNEIDLIVVTDSESILGIGDQGIGGINISIGKLAVYTAAAGINPSRVLPVVLDVGTNNKALAEDPFYIGNEFPRVRGERYDEFIDAFVSTARKFHPDVLLHWEDLGNVNARKIMERYGDKILTFNDDIQGTGAVTLAAIKSALKMTGSSLKDQRIVVFGPGAAGIGNADQMVDAMVSEGLSKDEAYDQFWAVDYRGLLTEEHGDVLDFQKPYVRGVNEVENWARNDEGIIPLMEVVKRVKPTILIGTSGQAGAFSEDIIKELASHTERPVIMPMSNPTSLAEAVPADLIQWTEGRALVATGSPFEDVDYNGVSYEIGQANNAFIFPGLGLGAIVAKAEVISKGMFTAAADAVADMCCNDQPGASLLPNINKLQEVSEKVALAVIEAAIKEGVARADITDAEKAVADAMWKPEYKEIRSIKI is encoded by the coding sequence ATGTCCAATTCTAATGTGATCCAGACGACGTTAAGAGGGAAGGAGCTATTATCGAATCCTTTTCTGAATAAAGGTACGGCTTTTACCAAACAGGAACGTGAAGAGCTGGGACTTGAAGGGTTATTGCCGCCCCAGGTACTGACGCTCGATGAACAGGTAAAAAGGGTTTATGAGCAGTATTCTATCAGGACCACCAACTTATTTAAGAATGGACTTCTTTATGACTTGTATAATCGGAATGTTGTCCTGTTTTACAGATTGCTTAAGGATCATTTAAGTGAAATGCTTCCTATTGTCTATACTCCTACTGTCGGAGAGGCCATCGAGCAGTATTCACAGGTTTACCGCCGGCCAGGTGGATTGTATTTATCGATTGATGACCAGGATGGGATTGAAACAGCGTTTAAGAACCTCGGGCATGCCAAAAATGAAATTGATTTGATTGTCGTTACCGATTCCGAAAGCATTCTCGGCATTGGAGACCAGGGGATTGGAGGAATCAATATCTCGATCGGTAAGTTAGCTGTCTACACAGCAGCTGCCGGAATCAATCCTAGCCGGGTATTGCCAGTTGTGCTGGATGTCGGAACGAATAACAAGGCTCTGGCGGAAGATCCGTTTTACATTGGAAACGAGTTCCCTCGGGTACGAGGAGAGCGTTATGATGAGTTCATTGATGCGTTTGTCTCAACAGCAAGAAAATTTCACCCTGATGTCCTGCTGCACTGGGAAGACCTTGGCAATGTGAATGCCCGTAAAATCATGGAGAGGTATGGAGATAAGATACTCACGTTTAATGATGATATCCAGGGAACCGGAGCTGTCACCCTCGCTGCCATCAAGTCTGCCCTGAAGATGACAGGGAGTTCATTGAAGGATCAGCGGATTGTTGTCTTTGGGCCTGGTGCTGCGGGAATTGGCAATGCTGATCAGATGGTGGATGCCATGGTTTCTGAAGGATTATCGAAGGATGAAGCTTATGACCAGTTCTGGGCAGTGGATTACAGGGGCCTTTTGACGGAGGAACATGGAGATGTCCTGGATTTCCAAAAACCATATGTCCGTGGAGTTAATGAAGTGGAAAATTGGGCACGGAATGACGAGGGCATTATCCCATTAATGGAAGTGGTCAAAAGGGTGAAACCGACGATTCTGATTGGTACATCTGGACAAGCCGGTGCTTTCTCGGAGGATATTATCAAAGAGTTGGCAAGCCATACAGAGCGCCCAGTCATCATGCCGATGTCCAATCCGACATCACTGGCAGAGGCTGTCCCAGCTGATTTGATCCAGTGGACAGAAGGGAGAGCGCTGGTTGCAACGGGTAGCCCGTTTGAGGATGTGGATTACAACGGAGTTTCCTATGAAATCGGCCAGGCTAACAATGCTTTTATTTTTCCAGGTCTCGGCCTCGGAGCCATCGTGGCAAAAGCAGAAGTCATTTCAAAAGGCATGTTCACCGCAGCTGCAGATGCTGTTGCCGACATGTGCTGCAATGATCAGCCGGGCGCGTCACTCCTGCCTAACATCAATAAATTACAGGAAGTATCCGAAAAAGTCGCGCTGGCAGTCATTGAAGCGGCTATCAAGGAGGGAGTTGCAAGGGCAGATATCACTGATGCCGAAAAGGCAGTGGCAGATGCTATGTGGAAACCGGAGTATAAGGAGATTAGAAGTATTAAAATTTAA
- a CDS encoding potassium channel family protein yields the protein MRKLIAVIGLGGFGGSLVEEFHHLGFEVLAVDLKEERVNRYSQYATHAVVANAINENNLKSLGLKNFDLVIVSFGSNIEASILTTLLLKDLGVKQVWVKASSENHQKVLEKIGADRVIHPEREMAKRIAHHVTSDKIIDFIELSKNHSIAEIVSTKKVTDKTLNELNVSANYGCTIIGIQRGEEFIVSPSAEEVICTNDILIVLGNNNEIHAFEDKGV from the coding sequence GTGAGAAAGTTAATTGCTGTGATCGGCCTTGGGGGTTTTGGAGGAAGCCTTGTCGAGGAATTTCATCATCTTGGATTCGAGGTTCTGGCTGTCGATTTGAAAGAGGAAAGAGTGAACAGATATAGCCAATATGCTACCCATGCTGTTGTGGCCAATGCTATTAACGAAAATAATCTGAAATCATTGGGGCTGAAGAATTTTGACCTTGTCATTGTATCCTTCGGCAGTAATATTGAAGCTAGTATCCTCACAACATTGTTGCTAAAGGACTTGGGTGTCAAACAAGTATGGGTGAAAGCATCAAGTGAGAACCATCAAAAGGTTTTAGAAAAAATCGGAGCCGATCGCGTCATTCACCCTGAAAGGGAAATGGCTAAGAGAATCGCTCACCATGTTACATCTGATAAGATTATTGATTTCATTGAGCTTTCCAAGAACCACAGCATTGCAGAAATAGTCTCTACAAAAAAGGTAACTGACAAAACATTAAATGAACTGAATGTAAGTGCCAATTACGGCTGTACGATCATCGGGATCCAGCGCGGAGAAGAATTTATTGTTTCCCCCTCAGCTGAAGAAGTCATCTGCACTAATGATATCCTCATCGTATTAGGTAATAATAATGAAATTCATGCGTTCGAAGATAAAGGGGTTTAA
- a CDS encoding nucleotidyltransferase family protein: MMKIIHTASTLDLPDWWICAGFVRSKIWDTLHGFEERTMTPDVDVIYFDPANINEDEEKKLEDELKSLMPVIPWSVKNQARMHVVNQIPPYTSSEDAISKFPETATALGVKLDKEKRLVMTAPCGLEDVLHMEIKPTPFFTETKERAAIYEERLIKKNWTAKWPMVKVNHVTLPSW, encoded by the coding sequence ATGATGAAGATTATACATACAGCTAGTACTCTCGATTTGCCGGACTGGTGGATCTGTGCTGGTTTTGTTCGCTCAAAAATTTGGGACACTCTGCATGGTTTCGAGGAGCGCACGATGACACCTGATGTTGATGTGATCTATTTTGATCCCGCCAACATTAATGAAGATGAGGAAAAGAAACTGGAGGACGAGTTGAAAAGCCTTATGCCTGTGATTCCCTGGTCCGTTAAAAATCAGGCAAGGATGCATGTCGTCAATCAGATTCCTCCCTATACATCTTCAGAAGATGCCATCTCAAAATTTCCGGAAACCGCGACAGCTCTGGGCGTGAAGCTGGACAAAGAGAAGAGGCTGGTCATGACCGCACCATGTGGATTGGAAGATGTCCTTCATATGGAGATAAAGCCGACGCCTTTTTTTACAGAAACGAAAGAACGAGCTGCCATTTACGAGGAGAGGCTGATCAAGAAGAATTGGACAGCGAAATGGCCTATGGTGAAAGTGAATCATGTAACATTACCCTCCTGGTAA
- a CDS encoding DUF4440 domain-containing protein, with protein sequence MDLKKHIKQLEEKLLTAEVRSSKTELKKLLADKFFEFGSSGRVLYKDEDFEGGIGMIKVTLSDFDIHPLSENIVLATYRTFNEDTKQHALRSSIWKLDEGVWKMVFHQGTKTDPSI encoded by the coding sequence ATGGATCTAAAAAAGCATATTAAACAATTAGAGGAAAAATTATTAACGGCAGAGGTCCGATCATCCAAAACGGAGCTGAAAAAGTTACTGGCTGATAAGTTCTTTGAGTTTGGCAGTTCTGGGAGAGTATTGTATAAGGATGAAGACTTTGAAGGTGGAATTGGGATGATCAAAGTTACATTAAGCGATTTCGATATCCACCCTTTATCGGAAAATATTGTTCTGGCGACATATCGGACTTTTAATGAAGATACGAAACAGCATGCGTTACGGAGTTCTATTTGGAAACTAGATGAGGGAGTTTGGAAAATGGTTTTCCACCAGGGAACGAAAACGGACCCATCAATTTAA
- a CDS encoding IS4 family transposase, which produces MNSKSSIPNLTLPDSTVVQKCLTLLNLVNYRDPFMDHRAHKLFSGHVITMAVEGMLMRRESLWDLSENLKSKKVFKELLELKSIHGSSINRKLEKLPTGLLQETAFRIFKQIDQHHKRLPGFDKIGKLAAVDSSQFSLPSKAGEWAYSTKKNNGVKLHLCLIVADENTYYPGKSILSTTGVDDKEVALELVVDQAVTYIYDRGYISYGLYSDLIQKNLKFVARVKMNSKLTIVNKHDIHDEPNIVLDAEVQVKKPKTEETIALRLIEFLDDESNKYRVVTNRRDLTASEVAEIYRQRWKVELFFKWIKQHLKLVKFYSHKKEAVWNQLWLAMIAYGLCELVRIQTGSKKSTWEILKYLRQYWYDSWDYFMEALFREPSRTSKGRRKKGKPGRPRKYPKKLKTVQIVQR; this is translated from the coding sequence ATGAACTCAAAGAGTTCTATACCCAATCTAACTTTACCCGACTCAACTGTAGTTCAAAAGTGTTTGACATTGTTAAATCTTGTGAATTATCGTGACCCCTTTATGGACCATAGAGCACACAAACTTTTTTCTGGCCATGTTATTACCATGGCGGTGGAAGGAATGCTCATGAGACGTGAATCCTTATGGGATTTGAGTGAGAACCTCAAGTCCAAGAAGGTGTTCAAGGAACTGCTTGAGCTAAAGAGTATACATGGCTCTTCTATTAACAGAAAGCTTGAGAAGCTGCCAACCGGTCTCCTGCAGGAGACTGCATTTCGAATCTTTAAGCAGATTGACCAGCATCACAAGCGTCTGCCTGGCTTTGACAAGATAGGAAAGTTGGCCGCTGTAGACTCTTCTCAGTTCTCACTCCCTTCCAAGGCGGGTGAATGGGCTTATTCCACCAAGAAAAACAATGGAGTAAAGCTCCATCTCTGTTTGATTGTCGCGGATGAAAATACCTATTATCCTGGCAAATCAATTCTTTCTACTACCGGAGTAGATGACAAGGAAGTCGCCCTCGAACTAGTGGTCGATCAAGCTGTCACCTACATCTATGATCGAGGGTATATCAGTTATGGTCTCTATTCGGATTTAATTCAAAAGAACCTGAAATTTGTCGCCAGGGTAAAAATGAATTCAAAGCTGACAATCGTGAATAAGCATGACATTCATGACGAACCTAACATTGTTTTAGACGCCGAGGTTCAAGTCAAAAAGCCTAAAACGGAAGAGACCATTGCATTGCGTCTCATAGAGTTCCTTGATGACGAAAGCAATAAATACAGGGTAGTCACGAACCGACGGGACCTTACTGCGAGTGAAGTCGCGGAGATCTATCGCCAACGATGGAAAGTCGAGCTCTTTTTCAAATGGATCAAACAGCACCTCAAACTAGTGAAGTTCTACAGTCATAAAAAGGAGGCTGTCTGGAATCAGTTGTGGCTCGCCATGATTGCTTATGGGCTTTGCGAATTGGTCAGGATTCAGACAGGTTCTAAAAAATCCACGTGGGAAATACTCAAGTACCTTCGTCAATACTGGTATGACTCATGGGATTATTTTATGGAAGCCTTATTCAGGGAGCCGAGCAGAACATCCAAAGGAAGGCGAAAGAAAGGAAAACCCGGCCGGCCAAGAAAATATCCCAAGAAGTTGAAGACCGTCCAAATTGTCCAAAGATAA
- a CDS encoding ABC transporter permease: MEAVQRFIRHGFLSYKALFGWLDPKVYLFVMVLSPLSQLIFFSTLVNYVYKGENLLGYVAANALLLCVLNAVFGIMSVITSDRWMGTLPLVMATPYNKVSLFLSRSIAHVLNGLVTAAIGLLFGILLFQLTISFQEGFVLLIIWLCSIFSGAGLGLILGTFCLWSPSMHLWSNLLASLLLLLSGANYPYSRMPEWLQLLGQFTPLTRGVQLTKDILNDGNYSNVAVLLGEEILLGIAFFAISFLLLKLAEYQSRTKGTMEFD, translated from the coding sequence ATGGAAGCTGTTCAACGATTTATACGTCACGGTTTTCTATCGTACAAAGCTTTATTTGGCTGGCTGGATCCGAAGGTATATCTATTCGTAATGGTGCTGAGTCCACTCAGCCAGCTGATTTTCTTTTCAACTTTAGTAAACTATGTATACAAGGGAGAAAACCTATTAGGCTATGTAGCAGCCAATGCTCTCCTGCTTTGTGTATTAAATGCAGTGTTTGGAATTATGTCTGTCATCACCTCCGACCGATGGATGGGAACACTTCCCCTTGTCATGGCGACACCTTACAATAAAGTAAGCTTATTTTTATCACGATCCATCGCGCACGTCTTAAATGGACTGGTGACCGCAGCTATCGGCCTTCTGTTTGGAATCCTCCTCTTTCAGTTAACGATTTCTTTTCAAGAAGGCTTTGTGCTCCTGATTATTTGGCTTTGTTCGATCTTCTCAGGTGCCGGGCTTGGCCTTATACTCGGAACCTTTTGTCTCTGGTCCCCTTCTATGCACCTATGGTCCAACCTGCTGGCAAGTCTGTTACTTTTATTGAGTGGTGCTAACTATCCTTATTCCCGGATGCCAGAATGGCTGCAGCTCCTCGGGCAGTTCACACCACTGACAAGAGGCGTCCAACTTACAAAGGACATATTGAATGATGGGAACTATTCAAATGTGGCAGTCCTTTTAGGCGAAGAAATCTTATTAGGCATTGCATTCTTTGCCATCAGCTTCCTTCTGCTAAAACTCGCCGAATACCAGTCTCGAACAAAAGGAACAATGGAATTTGATTGA
- a CDS encoding ABC transporter permease — protein sequence MSLAASLLHTILVHMKLSIARPMFKFIIWISPLFYSTLAIFIYGKDSPETLFHNVVLGSGFMALWSSIVFSSASDVNRERFYGTLEIIFISPVPFAVTLIGKIIANTIWGLISMILSFVYLKFVFQLDLVFYHPRVFLTALLFVLLSLAVFSFFLALAFTLSRQAEALMNFIEYPIYLICGFLFPISYLPAWIQGISYVLPPTWAIQLLRDVTTETFSSQTVLFSFTALVSLTVLYIFIGMYFYRLMDKKARFHGKLGVY from the coding sequence ATGAGTCTAGCTGCGTCCCTTCTTCATACCATCCTGGTCCATATGAAGCTATCGATTGCACGGCCGATGTTTAAGTTCATCATCTGGATTTCACCGCTTTTTTATTCAACATTGGCGATCTTTATTTACGGAAAAGACTCACCCGAAACTTTGTTCCATAATGTCGTATTGGGCTCAGGATTCATGGCTCTCTGGTCCTCGATTGTTTTTTCATCTGCAAGTGATGTGAACAGAGAACGATTTTATGGAACACTCGAAATCATTTTTATCTCGCCAGTTCCGTTCGCGGTCACTCTGATAGGAAAAATCATTGCAAATACAATATGGGGACTTATTTCAATGATTTTGTCTTTCGTCTATTTAAAATTTGTTTTCCAGTTAGACCTTGTCTTTTATCATCCGCGGGTCTTTTTAACAGCACTACTATTCGTCCTGCTGTCATTGGCTGTTTTCTCTTTCTTTCTCGCGCTCGCCTTTACCCTTTCCAGACAAGCGGAAGCGTTGATGAATTTCATTGAGTATCCGATTTATCTAATTTGCGGCTTTTTATTTCCGATTTCGTATTTGCCAGCATGGATTCAAGGAATCTCTTACGTCCTGCCTCCTACCTGGGCAATCCAACTTTTACGGGATGTAACGACAGAAACGTTCTCCTCACAAACAGTGCTATTTTCTTTTACAGCCCTTGTTTCTCTTACAGTGCTATACATTTTCATTGGGATGTATTTCTATCGTTTAATGGATAAAAAGGCTAGATTTCACGGGAAATTGGGGGTGTATTAA
- a CDS encoding ABC transporter ATP-binding protein, which translates to MNQNVIEVKNVTRAYTTEVGIFKKEKKTVEALKGVSFSVKKGEIFGLLGPNGAGKTTMIKILSTMLIPHSGNVSILGLDPATDHRLLRPKINFILGGERNLYWRLSAYDNLSYFADLYKIPQSTKKDRIEDLLKLVGLHDVAHQKVETFSKGMKQRLQIARGLVNNPEILFLDEPSIGLDPVSARQLRETLRKLNNQGTTILLTTHYMYEADELCDRIAFINKGEIIDIDSPYNLKKKVDNMSIIDCSVLGASSSQIDSIKNHKSIQHIKVDRQDFAFTLRIQTTEPQLVVPFIYNSMKDSVITNLTISNPTLEDVYVRTIGENAS; encoded by the coding sequence ATGAACCAAAATGTAATTGAAGTAAAAAATGTTACTCGAGCCTACACAACGGAAGTAGGAATATTCAAGAAAGAAAAGAAGACGGTAGAAGCACTAAAAGGAGTTTCTTTTTCAGTGAAGAAAGGGGAAATCTTCGGCTTGTTGGGTCCCAATGGTGCCGGTAAAACAACGATGATTAAAATATTGTCTACCATGCTGATCCCCCATTCAGGTAATGTGTCCATCTTAGGGCTTGATCCGGCAACAGATCACCGACTTTTGAGGCCAAAAATCAATTTTATCCTCGGAGGAGAGCGGAATTTGTACTGGCGGCTATCGGCTTATGACAACCTTTCGTATTTTGCTGACCTTTATAAAATTCCTCAATCTACCAAGAAAGATAGAATAGAAGATTTATTGAAACTCGTTGGCCTTCATGATGTTGCTCATCAAAAGGTTGAGACTTTCTCGAAAGGAATGAAGCAGCGATTACAAATTGCAAGAGGGCTTGTGAACAATCCGGAGATTCTGTTTCTTGACGAGCCTTCTATCGGCCTTGATCCTGTAAGCGCGAGGCAGCTTCGCGAGACATTGCGGAAACTAAATAATCAAGGTACAACGATTCTTCTGACAACTCATTACATGTATGAAGCAGACGAATTATGTGATCGCATTGCCTTCATTAATAAAGGGGAAATAATCGACATCGATAGCCCTTACAATCTGAAGAAAAAGGTAGATAACATGTCGATTATCGATTGCTCGGTCCTGGGAGCATCATCATCGCAAATTGATTCAATAAAGAATCATAAAAGCATTCAGCACATAAAAGTTGACCGACAGGATTTTGCCTTTACATTAAGGATCCAGACAACAGAACCCCAGCTTGTCGTGCCATTTATTTATAATTCAATGAAAGATTCTGTGATTACCAATTTAACGATTTCGAATCCAACACTTGAGGATGTATATGTTAGAACGATTGGAGAGAATGCATCATGA